TGTCGATCCTGATGGCGCCGCATGCTCGACAAGACTGACTGGGCGCAGCTGATCCCGCACGCCGGCGCGATGTGCCTGCTCGATGCGGTGCTCGCCTGGGACGAGCGCACGATTCACGCGAGCAGCGCCAGCCATGCGCGCGTGGACAACCCGCTGCGCGGCGCGCACGGCCTGCATGCGGTGCACCTGGCCGAATACGGCGCGCAGGCAGCGGCGGTGCACGGCGCGCTGCTGGCGCGTGCGCGCGGTGACGAGACGGTACGTCCCGGCCGGCTGGTCAGCCTGCGCGAGGTGCAGCTGCACGAGGAGTACGTCGACGGCCTCGACGGCGCGCTGGACGTCCATGCCGAATGCCTTTACGCCGACGACGGCGGCGCGCAGTATGCGTTTCGCGTCGAGCATCGTGGCCGGCTGCTGGCCAGCGGGCGCGCCGTGGTGATCCATCCCTCCCGCTGAATCGCTTGCGAGCCACGCCATGTCCGAAGCCCCTCCCGCCCGTCGCGCCCTGGTCACCGGCGGCAGTGGCGAGCTCGGCGGCGCGATCTGCCACGCGCTGGCCGCGGCCGGCTGGCACGTGGTCGTGCATGGCCACCACAGCCTGGCGCGCGCGGCGGAAACCGCCGCGGCGATCGTCGCGGCCGGCGGCAGCGCGCAGGCGGTCGCGTTCGACGTCACCGACGCGGAAGTGGTGCGCGCCGCGCTGGATGCGCTGCTGAGCGAGGAGACCATCCACGCGCTGGTCAACAACGCCGGCATCCACGACGACGCGCCGATGGCCGGCATGAGCGACGCGCAGTGGCACCGGGTGATCGACGTCTCGCTGCACGGCTTCTTCCACGTCACCCAGCCGCTGCTGCTGCCGATGGCGCGCGCGCGTTTCGGCCGCATCGTCTCGATCGGCTCGGCGGCGGCGCAGCTGGGCAACCGCGGCCAGACCAACTACGCCGCGGCGAAGGCCGCGCTGGTCGGCGCCAGCAAGTCGCTCTCGCGCGAGATGGCCTCGCGCGGCATCACCGTCAACGTGGTCGCACCCGGCGTGATCGAGGGGCGCATGGCCGAGGCGACGTTTCCGCCCGAGCGCATCCGCGAACTGGTGCCCGCGCAGCGCGCCGGCAAGCCGGGGGAAGTCGCCGCGCTGGTCGCCTTCCTGTGCTCCGACGCCGCCGCCTACATCAACGGCCAGGTGATCGGAGTGAACGGCGGCATGGGCTGATGCTTCTTGCGCAAGGCCCCGTGCTTCGATGACCGTGCTGTAGGAGCCCGCTGGCGGGTGATGCTCTTGCCGTTACGAATCCCGAATCCCGAATCCCGGCCCCAAAAGCATCGCCCGCCAGCGGGCTCTTACGGCGGAGTTGCGTCGATCAACCGTCCAGCGCCACCGGTTTGGCCGGCGCCATGGCGGTGTCATCGACCACCAGCGGTGCGCCGCGCGAGCGGCGGTAGCTGGCGACGATGTGGCCGTAGTGGACCACCCGGCCGATGGTGTAGGTGGTGATGCGGGTGACGTCGCGCACCGGCTTGAGGTGGCTGGGGCGGAACGCGCCGTGGTAGCGCGAGGCGATCGGCACCGAGACAACGCCGAGCCGTTGCTCGCGCGAGGCGGCGATCAGGATCGCCGCCTCGAACACGAAGTTCTCCGCCGGCAGGTCGACCAGCGCCAGCGCCGCCTGCGGATACCAGCGCTGCCCGCTCTGGGTGTCGGCCACCGGCTGCGCGCAGGCCCACGAGATGCCCCAGTCGGCCACTGCGTTGGCGCGCCGGCGGCCCTTCGGCTGCTGTTCGCGGTCCAGCAGGCGCGCGCCGATCACGATGTGCTGCGGGTGGCGCTGCGCAGCAGCCACGATGCGTGGGATGTCGGCGGCCAGGTGCTGGCCGTCGCCGTCCATGGTCAGCACGGCGTCATAGCCCTGGCGCAGCGCCTCGCGGAAGCCCTGGCGCAGCGCCTCGCCCTTGCCGCGGCGCGTGGCGTGGCGCAGCAGGGTCACCGGCAGCGCGGCGACGATCTCCGGCGTGCGGTCGTCCGAGCCGTCGTCGACCACGATCACCGGCGCGCCCAGCGCCAGCACGGATTCGACCACCGCGCGGATCGCGGCTTCCTCGTTGAGGCAGGGAATCAGCACACACCAGCGTGCGGCGGCAGTGTTCAAGCGACGTGCTCCATGTCGATACACAATCCCAGTGTAGCGGCGGCGGGCAGCACGCCGCGGCTGCCGTGGTCGGCAAGCAGGGTCAGCAGCGACAGGCTCGCCGCCGAGGGGCTGCCGGTGCGCCAGCCGTCCAGCGGTTCGGGCAACGGCATGTCGATGACCGCGCCCGGCTGCAGCGCGAGATCGAGCCGGGCCAGCGTGGCCGGGCCTGCCTGCGGCGCCAGCACCAGCGCGCAGCCGAACGACTGGCGGCATTCGGTGACTTCACTGAGCGGGCCGCTGCCGGCGGTGTCGCTGCACACCAGCAGCACCGCGCGCTGCTCGGCCAGCACCTGGCTGGCCGCTTCCAGCAGGCCGGCGCCGAAACTGGCGCGCTGCGCGCTGACCGCGGTGGACGGCGCGTGGCAGCCGGTGGCGATGGTCCAGTAGCCGACCGCGGCGTTGTGCACCGAGTTGTGGAAGCGGGTCGGCGACAGCTCGGCCGGCGCCTGGGCGAGGGTGGCGCACATGTAGTCGGTGATTGGCTGGTCGCCGTGCGAGGAGGCGAACACGCAGGCCAGCGCGGCGGCATCGCGTCCGCTCATCGCCAGCGCCTGGCCGGCCGCCTCGACCGCCAGCAGCACGCTCTCCGGCGCGCGGCGGCGTTCGTTCGGCGGCAGCATGGCGGCAGCCGGACGCGGCGGTGGCGGCGCCGGCGTGGCGCCGGCCAGCAGCGCGCGCAGCGCGGCGAAGTCGGCCAGCTGCGGCGACCACAGGCCGACGCCTTCCACCCATACGCGCAGCGCACTCATGCGGCGAACCCGGCGCGGGCGAACGCGAGGCAGGCGTTGTTGCCGCCGAAGCCGAACGAGTTGCTCAGCGCCACGTTCACTTGCTGGCGTTCGTTGCGCCAGGCGAAATGCGCGCCGCAGCCCGGGTCGGGCGCATCGCCGCCGAGGTTGCCGGGGATCAGGCCGTGCTCGATCGCCTGCAGCGCGACGGTCGCCTCGAGGATGCCGGCGGCGCCCAGCGTGTGGCCGGTGAAACCCTTGGTCGAACTGGCCCGCGTGCTGCTCGGGAACGTGCGCGCCACCAGCGCCGCTTCCACCTCGTCGTTCTTCTGGCTGGCGGTACCGTGCAGGTTGATGTAGTCCACCAGCGCCGCGTCGAGGCCGGCGCGCGCCAGCGCGTCGTTGAGCGTCAGTTCGGCGCCGAGGCCGTCCGGGTGCGGCGTGGACATGTGGTAGGCGTCGCTGGATTCGCCGTAGCCGAGCAGCCGCGGTGCATCCGGCGCCGCCTCGATGCGCTCCAGCAAGGCGAAGCCGGCGGCCTCGCCGATCGAGATGCCGTTGCGTGCGGCGTCGAACGGGCGGCACGGCTCAGGCGAGACCAGTTCCAGCGCGTTGAAGCCGAACAGCACGCTGTCGCACAAGGTGTCCACGCCGCCGACCAGTGCCGCGTCGACCAGGCCGAGGCGAAGCATCCGCTCGGCGCTGGCGAACACCTTGGCGCTGGACGAGCAGGCGGTGGAGACGGTCAGGCACGGCCCTTCCAGGGCGAGCGCGGCGGCGACGAAGCCGGCCAGCGAATGCGGCGCGTGGATCGCCGGGCGCAGCATGTCGTCGGGCATGCCGCCGTCGGCATCGAGCCGGCGGTAGGCTTCCTCGGTGGCGCCAATGCTGGCGGTGGAGGTGCCCAGCAGCAGCGCCACGCGGGCCGCGCCGTAGCGTGCGCGCGCCGCGCGCACGCGGTCGAGCAGGCCGTCCTGCTGCAGGCCCAGCCAGGCCAGGCGGTTGTTGCGGCAATCCCAGGCGGCCAGCGCGGCGGGCAGGGCGACGTCTTCCACGCCATCGACGCGGCCGATCCAGCACGCCAGCGGCGCGCTGCTGAAGTCGTTCGGACGCAGGCCGCTGCGGGCGTGCGCGAGCGCATCGAGCTGCGCCGCCAGGCCGCTGCCCATGGCGGAGGTGGCGGTGTAGGCGGTGACCGCGAGGGGAGTCATCGGGGAAGGCATCCGGAAAGCGTAGCCGCCGCCCCGGTGAATGCCTAGTCTGCAAGCGACGCACGTTCAGCCGCCGAAGTGCCGCGGAAGGCGCGCGGCGACTATGCTGGCGCGTCCCGACTGCCACGCCTGCTCCGTGCCGCCGAATCCGTCTCCAACCCGCACTCCCTGGCGCTACCTGCGCGACCGTGACGTGCAGTACGCCGCGCTGGTCACCGCGCTGGCGCTGCTGCTCAGCGCGGGCCTGGTCTGGCTGGGCTATCTGATCCACGTCTGCCGGGTCGCCGCGCGCAGCCCGCTGGCGCCGCCGCGGCGCATGGTGGCGCTGGTGTTCGGCCGCCGGCTCGAGCGCGATGCGCCGGAGCACGACTACCAGCAGCGGCTGCGCCGTGCGCTGGCGCTGGCCGAGCAGCAGCACACCGGCCACCTGCTGCTGCTCGGCGGCTGCAGCGGCAGCCAGTGCAGCGAGGCCGCCGCCGGCCAGGCCTGGCTGCGGCAACACGGCCTGGCCGACACGGTGCGGCTGGAGCTGGAGCAGGATTCGGTCGATTCGCTGGAGAACCTGCGCCACGCGCGGCGCCTGCTGCTGGCCGAGGCGGGCGACGGCGGCCTGCCGCCGGTGGCGCTGGTGACCAGCCGTTATCACCTGGCCCGCTGTCTGCTGCTGGCGCGCCGGCTCGGCTTCGACGGCAGCCCGGTCGCCGCCGAACCGGCGTTGCCGCGGCAGCGGCGCTATCTCGGCCTGCTGCTGGTCGAGGCCAGCTACCTGATGTGGATCGATCTGGGCCTGCGCTGGGCGCAGCTGATCGGACACCGGCGGATGCGCGCGCGGATCAGCTGAGCGCCGCCTTGTGCGCCGTGCTGCCGCCTGGCAGGCGGCAAGGGCCGTGCGCCTTGCGGCGGCTGACCATGGCGTTCCGCCAGACGCTGCTGGTCGACCCACGGCCGATCAGCATGCCCGCCGGCCTGACCGCGGTGCAGGTGAGCAAGGCGGTCAACGGCGCGCTGGTCGGTCGTACCTGGGTCGTTACCGCCGAGCATGCCGACGGCATCGACGCGGCGCTGAACGGCAACGATTACCAGGCGAAGAGCCACGTCGCCTTCGACACGCACCAGGTCAAGATCAGCTATGTCGACAGCACCAACCTCAAGTACAAGGTGAAGAAGGACGGCACCCGCCTGATCCACACCGGCTACATGAACTGGATGCGTCAGTGGCGACATCGGCCGGGATCTGCAGTTGATTTCCGCCGGCGCCGAATCGATGCCGATGGCTTCGCTGGGCGGCTGATTTCCTGGCCATCCGCGATGACGACGGCCCTGCGCGGGGCCATCATCGTTTCCGCGCGACGCCACGTCGCATCCACCGCAGCGCTCGCCTTGCTAAGCTCGCCGCACCGAACCGACGACGCCAGACGATGAGCGAGCAAGCCAACCAGGCCGAAATCTTCCTGCGCGAACTGCAGGACCGCATCTGCACTGCGATCGAGCAGGCCGATGGCGGCGCGCGGTTCACCGAGGACGCGTGGACGCGCGAGGCCGGCGGCGGCGGGCGCACCCGCGTGCTGCGCGACGGCGCGGTGTTCGAGCAGGCCGGGGTGAATTTCTCGCGCGTGCACGGCCACCCGCTGCCGCCCAGCGCCACCGCGCACCGGCCCGAGCTGGCCGGCGGCAGCTTCATCGCCACCGGCGTGTCGCTGGTGCTGCACCCGAAGAACCCGCACGTGCCCACCACCCACGCCAACGTGCGCTATTTCGAAGCGCACAAGGAAGGCGTGGAGCCGGTGTGGTGGTTCGGCGGCGGTTTCGATCTCACCCCGTTCTACCCGGTGGACGAGGACGTACGGCACTGGCATGCGGTGGCGCGCGAGCTGTGCGCCCCGTACGGCGCGGATGTCTATCCGCGCTACAAGCAGTGGTGCGACGAATACTTCTACCTCAAGCACCGCGACGAGACGCGCGGTGTGGGCGGGCTGTTCTACGACGACCTCAACGAAGGCGGCTTCGAACGCTGCTTCGCCTTCACCCGCGACGTGGGCCAGGGTTTTCTCGATGCCTATCTGCCGATCGTCGAACGCCGCAAGGCCTCACCGTACGGCGAGCGCGAGCGCGAGTTCCAGCTGTACCGGCGCGGCCGCTACGTGGAGTTCAACCTGGTCTACGACCGCGGCACGCTGTTCGGCCTGCAGTCGGGCGGGCGCACCGAGTCGATCCTGATGAGCCTGCCGCCGCGCGTGCGCTTCGAGTACGCGTACCAGCCGGAAGCCGGCTCCGCCGAGGCGAAGCTTACCGATTACCTGCAGCCGCGCGACTGGGTGTAGGAGCGCACCCTGTCCACAAGGGACTTCCTTCGGTCGTGCGCGATGCTCTTGGCTCCGTTCAACATCAGAGCATCGCGCACGACCGAAGGAAGTCCCTTGTGGACAGAGTGCGCTCCTTAGGCCTTGATGTCCGATTCACCGACCACGTTCGTCACCGCGCATGAGCCAGCCTGCCGACACCATCGCCGCTATCGCCAGCGCACCGGGCGCCGCCGGCGTGGGGGTGCTGCGCGTGTCCGGGCCGGCGGTACCGGCGATCGCGCGGGCCCTGCTCGGCCGTGCGCCGCAGCCACGTCACGCGCACTTCGCCGCGTTCCACGACGGCGTGGGTGAGCTGATCGACCATGGCCTGTTGCTGCATTTCCCTGCGCCGGCGTCGTACACCGGGGAACACGTGCTGGAACTGCAGAGCCATGGCAGCCAGGTGCTGCTCGATGCGCTGCTGCGCCGCGTGTGCGAGCTCGGCGCGCGGCTGGCGCGTCCCGGCGAATTCACCGAACGCGCGTTCCTGAACGGCAAGCTCGACCTGGCCCAGGCCGAAGCGGTCGCCGACCTGATCGCGGCCCGCTCGCAGGCCGGCGCGCGCGCCGCGCTGCGGTCGATGGAAGGCGTGTTCTCGCGCAAGGTCGATGCCTTGCTGCAATCGCTGATCGCGTTGCGCGTGCATATCGAGGCGGCGATCGACTTCCCCGAGGAGGAAATCGACTTCCTCGCCGACCCGGCCATCACCGTCCAACTCGACAACCTGCGCGCCGAACTGACCGAGCTGCTGCGCGAAGCGCAACGCGGCGTACGCTTGAACGACGGCCTCAAGGTGGCCATCGTGGGCCGCCCCAACGCCGGCAAGTCCAGCCTGCTGAACACACTGGCCGGCAGCGAGCGCGCCATCGTCACCGCGATTCCCGGCACTACCCGCGACGTGCTGCGCGAAACCTTGAGCCTCGATGGCATCGCGCTGGAACTGGCCGACACTGCCGGCTTGCGCGAGACGGAAGATGAAGTCGAACGCGAAGGCGTGCGCCGCGCGCATGGGGAGCTCGCCCGCGCCGACGCCGCGCTGCTGGTCACCGACGCGGCCCACGCCGCCGCCGACCTCGCCCTGCTCGACGTCCTGCCCGCCGGCGCCGAACGCCTCGTGCTCATCAACAAGATCGACCTCGCCCACGCCGCGCCGCACGCGGAGACCCGCGACGGCATCCGCTGGCTGTGGGCCTCGGCGAAAACCGGCGAAGGCCTGGACGCCGTGCGCGAACATTTGAAGCAACTCGCCGGTGCCAGCGTCGGCGAAGGCGCCTTCAGCGCGCGTCGCCGCCATGTGGTCGCCCTGGAAAGCGTGCGCGCTCATCTCGCCCACGCTGCTGCCGTGCTTGCCACCAGTCGCGCCGGCGAACTCGCCGCCGAGGACCTGCGCCAGGCCCAGCACGCGCTGGGCGAGATCACCGGCGCCTACAGCAGCGACGATCTGCTCGGGGCCATCTTCTCCAGCTTCTGCATCGGCAAGTGATCAATCGCCCTGCTGCGCGAGGAAAGCATTCATCTCGCGCAGGCTGGGCATGCCGCCCTGGGCGCCGAGCCGGGTGACCGACAGCGCGGCGGCGGCGCAGGCCTTACGCACCGCGGCGGGCAGGCCTTCGTGCAGGAACACCGCCAGCGCGGCGTTGAAGGTGTCGCCGGCGCCGGTGCTGTCGACCACCTCGACGCTGAAGCCGTGCTGGTGGACGGGCTTGCCCCCGTCGCGGTACCACGCGCCTTCGCCGCCGCGGGTGAGTACCACGGGGCAGGGCGAGCGCCGCATCAGATCACGGAAATCCTCGTGCGGATCGGCGCCAAGCAGGATGGCCAGTTCGTGCTGGTTCGGGGTGACGTAGCGGGGGAGTTGCAGCCAGTCGGTCGGCAGTTTCTGCGCAGGAGCGGGGTTGAGGATCACCGGCACGCCGAGGCGGTGGCCCAGGCGCAGGGTGGCTTCCACCGTGTCCAGCGGGATCTCCATCTGCACCAGCACGGCATCGGCGCGCCCGATCAGCGACTGCGCCGCTTCGACCTGCGCGGATGTGACGAGGGCGTTCGCGGCCGGCACCACGATGATCTGGTTCTCGCCGCCGGCGACGGTGATCGAGGCGGTGCCGCTGGCGCTGTGGTCGAGGCGCGCGATGTGATCCAGGCCGACACGTTCGGCGACGAGGCCGGCATGCAGCAGGTCGCCGAACGCGTCACGGCCGAGTGCGCCGACCAGCGCCACCTCGGCGCCCAGCCGCGCCGCAGCCACTGCCTGGTTGGCGCCCTTGCCGCCGGGCACGGTGAGGAAGCGGTCGCCGAGGATGGTCTCGCCGGGGCCGACGAAGCGCGGCGCCTGGGTGACCAGGTCCATATTGATGCTGCCCACGACGACGATGCGCGTCATTGGTTGCTCCTCTGCGCCGGTTTCACGACGGAGGGAGAGCTTAACCGCTGTGGCTGGCAGGCGTGGTTGCAGCCGCGATGGTTTCGCGAAAGAGGAAGCGAAGAGCAACCCCACCCCGACCCTCCCCTGCTTTGCAGGGGAGGGAGCAGAACTCAGTCAAGGCGACGGGACGCGACCGATGCCGGTGTCGCCGGGCAGCAGGGCCGGCGCGGGGCCGGCCACGGCGAGCAGGGACTGCGCGTAGCTGTCCTCGATGCTGACGGTGGAGACCTCGTCCCAGGAGAAGAACGAGGGCTCGCGCATCCATTCCGCGTCGGGGCTCAGTTCCTGCAGGTTGAAGCCGTCTTCCTCGACATCGATCAGGCGGCCGATGTAGCAGACCTCGTCCTCGTCCTCGCTGTCCACGTGCACGCCGATCACCGGCGCCTGCGCGCCGGCGGCCTGGATCACCTCGCGGATGCTGTCCAACGGGAAGCCGCGCGGCATGCGCGGCAGGATCTGCTTCAGCGCCAGCGCCTTCTGCATGAAGGCGTGATGTTTGTCCGGAGCTTCCAGTTCGGTGACGTCGCGGTGGCGCATCACGTACATGCCGTCGTAGCTGATGCCGTCGCCGACCACCCAGAGCAGGAAGAATTCGCGCCCTACCCCGCCCACGTAGCCGCAGAAGCTGCCGTGCTCAAGCTCCTCGCGCCACAACCGCACCAGCGTCTGTTTCTGCTGCGCCTCGCGCAACTGGGCGCGCTGGCCGGTGTTCTTCAGTTCAATAACGTTGTTCACAATGCTCATTTTAGCAGATCGGCCTGACCCGCTTGTTCAGAGGATGTAGCGACTGAGGTCTTCGTCCTTGGCCAGGCCGCCCAGGCTTTTATCCACATGTTCGGCGTCGATGAGGTACTTTTCGCCGGATTTGTCCGCAGCCTCATAGGAAATCTTCTCCAGCAGACGCTCCATCACGGTATGCAGGCGGCGGGCGCCGATGTTCTCGGTGCGCTCGTTCACCTGGAACGCGACTTCGGCCAGCCGGTCGATGCCCGAGTCGGTGAACTCGATGGTGACGCCCTCGGTGCCGAGCAGGGCCACGTACTGCTTGGTCAGCGCGTTGTGCGGCTCGCGCAGGATGCGCTTGAAGTCATCCACCGACAGTGCGCTCAACTCCACCCGGATCGGCAGGCGGCCCTGCAGCTCGGGGATCAGGTCCGACGGCTTGGCCAGCGAGAACGCACCGGAGGCGATGAACAGCATGTGGTCGGTCTTCAGCGGACCGTACTTGGTCGATACGGTGGAGCCTTCCACCAGCGGCAGCAGGTCGCGCTGCACGCCCTCTCGACTGACTCCGGCATGGCCGTGGTCGGAGCGCTGGGCCACCTTGTCGATCTCGTCGATGAACACGATGCCGTTCTGCTCGGCCGCCTCCACCGCTTGCGCGCGCACCTCCTCGTCGTTGAGCAGCTTGCCGGCCTCCTCGTCGATCAAGAGCGGCCGCGCCAGCTTGATCGCCAGCTTGCGGCTCTGCGTCTTGGCGCCGCCGATGTTCTGGAACATCTGGCGCAGCTGCGCGCCCATCTCCTCCATGCCCGGCGGCGACATGATCTCCACGCCCACGTTCATGGCGAAATCCAGCTCGATCTCGCGCTCGTCCAGCGCGCCCTCGCGCAGCTGCTTGCGCAGCTTCTGGCGGGTGTCGCTGTCGGTCGTCGGCGCGGGGTCGTGGCTCCAGTCGGTCGGCGTCTGCCGGCGCGGCAGCAGCGCGTCGAGGATGCGGTCCTCGGCGCGGTCCTCGGCCTGGCTGCGCACGCGCTTGGCCGCCTGCTCGCGGGTCAGCTTGTAGGCCACGTCGGCGAGATCGCGGATGATCGACTCCACGTCCTTGCCCACGTAGCCCACCTCGGTGAACTTGGTTGCCTCGACCTTGACGAACGGCGCGTTGGCCAGCGTGGCCAGGCGCCGTGCGATCTCGGTCTTGCCCACGCCGGTGGGGCCGATCATCAGGATGTTCTTCGGGGTGACCTCGTTGCGCATCTCCGCCGGCAGCTGCATGCGCCGCCAGCGGCTGCGCAGCGCCACCGCCACCGCGCGCTTGGCGTCGTGCTGGCCGATGATGTAGCGGTCGAGTTCGTTGACGATTTCGCGGGGGGTCAATTCAGACATGAGATCACCGGAAAGAGGGTTTTTCAGCCGTCATCCCGGCGAAAGCCGGGATCCAGCGTCGTTGCCGTGATAGGCGCTGGATTCCGGCCTTCGCCGGAATGACGATGTGGGGTCGAGGCGGCTTACAGTTCTTCGATCGACACGTTGTGGTTGGTGTAGATGCAGATGTCGCCGGCGATCTTCAATGCCTTCTCGACGATGGTGCGCGCGTCCAGTTCGGTGTTTTCCAGCAGGGCCATCGCGGCGGACTGGGCGAACGGGCCGCCGGAGCCGATCGCGATCAGGCCGTGTTCGGGTTCCACCACGTCGCCGTTGCCGGAGATGAGCAGCGAGGTTTCCCGGTCGGCCACCGCCAGCATCGCCTCGAGCCGGCCGAAGCGGCGGTCGGTGCGCCATTCCTTGGCCATCTCCACCGCGGCGCGGGTGAGGTTGTTGTTGTGCCTCTCGAGCTTCTGCTCGAACAGCTCGAACAGGGTGAAGGCGTCGGCAGTGGCGCCGGCAAACCCGGCCACCACCTCGCCCGCCTTGCCCAGCCGGCGCACCTTGCGCGCGTTGCCCTTCATCACCGTGTTGCCCAGCGTGACCTGGCCGTCGCTGCCGATCACGACGCGGCCACCGCGGCGCACGCAGACGATGGTGGTGGCGTGGAAGGATTCCATGGGGGCTCCGCAAGAAGATGTTTGAGCGGATGAGATGGGGCCGCAGAGGGAACGCTTCAATGTCGAGCTTCTGCTCCTCCCCCTGCGTGCAGGGGGAGGTTGGGAGGGGGTAAGGCTTTTGACCTTCAGATCAAGAGCACCCCACCCCAGCCCTCCCCTGCAAGCAGGGGAGGGAGCGTCGGGCGTCACGGCTTGCGTTTGGCCCGCGGATGCGCGGCGTCATACACCTTCGCCAGGTGCTGGAAATCCAGATGGGTATAGATCTGAGTGGTGGCGATGTCGGCGTGGCCGAGCAGTTCCTGCACCGCGCGCAGGTCACCGGAGGACTCCAGCATGTGGCTGGCGAAGGTGTGGCGCAGCAGGTGCGGGTGGATGTGCTTCGGGATGCCTTGCTGCAGTGCCAGCTTGTTCATGCGCAGCTGCACCGTGCGCGGATTGATCGGCGCACCGCCGCGACCGCGGAATACCGGGCCGTCCGCCGGCATGCCCTCGGCCGCGCCGAGCGCGCGCAGCGCGGCGACGGCGTGGCGGCCGACCGGCACGATGCGGGTCTTGCTGCCTTTGCCGAGCACGCGTACCTCGCCGTCGTCGAGGTTGAGGTCGAGCCAGTGCAGGCCGACCAGTTCGGACAGGCGCAGTCCGCTGGAATAGAACAGCTCCAGCATCGCGCGATCGCGCACGGCGAGCTGGCCGCCGCTGTCGGTCTCGACCAGCGCGGTGGCCTCGTCCACGTCGAGCACCTGCGGCAGCTTGCGGCGCACCTTCGGGCCGCGTACGCCGAGCAGCGGATCATTTGTCAGCCGGCCTTCGCGGGTGAGCTGGCGGAACAGGCTGCGGCAGGAGGACAGCAGGCGCTGCAGGCTCTTCGGCGCCAGCCCGGCGCGATGCTCGCCGGCGATGAACGTGCGCATCCGGTTCGCGTCCAGCGCATCGAACGCGGCCAGCTGCTGTTGCTGCATGAAGCGCAGCAGCTTGGCCAGGTCGCGGCGGTAGCCGGCCAGCGTGTGCGGCGAGGCATGCCGCTCGCCGGCGAGGCGGGCCAGCCACTGCTCGACCTGTTGTGCGGGGGGCATGGCCGGCTCAGGAAACATCCCGCGAGCGGGCCAGCGCGGCGGTGATGGTGGCCGAGATCATCTTCAGGAACAGCGTGCCCATGCCGGGCTGGAAGCGGTCCGGGTTGGCGCTGCCGATCGCCAGGATGCCGCAGTCGCCCAGGCGCATCATCGCGACCGAGCGGATCTGCCCGGCGTCGACGCCGAACAGCCGTTCGAGCTTCTCGGCGGACAGGCGACCGGAAACCGGCTCGTTCTTCTGCAGGAACTCGCTGAACTCAGGCAGTGCGGCGACGCCGCCGGGAATCTGCTGCAGCCAGTCCGCGCGCGGTAGCCGCGGCTCGTCGCCGAACAGCAGCAGGCGCACCTGCTCGGTGTGGAAATCCGCGCTGAGCTTGGCGACCACCGTGCGTGCGGTGACCTCCATCGTGTTCGCGCGCAGCAGCGCCACGGTGAGCGCGTGCACGCGCTCCATCAGCTTCTCGTTCTCGGCGGCGATCGCGATCAGCTCGGCCAGCTGGCGTTCGAGTTCAGCGTTCTTGTCGCGCAGGCTCTGCAACTGGTACACCGCCAGCGACGACACTGCACCCTGTCCACGCGGCATGGTCAGCCTGGCGGCCAGCTCCGGGTATTCGCTGAGGAATTCCGGATGGTGCTTCAGGTAGGCGGCCACCACGCGGGCCTGGGTGGCGTCATCAAGCAGGGTGGCAGTCATGCGCGAGAATCCTCGAAGCGTTGCGGAGCGCGCGAAGGAAGCGCGCCATCCGGCCGGAGTGTG
This genomic stretch from Rhodanobacter thiooxydans harbors:
- the mnmE gene encoding tRNA uridine-5-carboxymethylaminomethyl(34) synthesis GTPase MnmE; its protein translation is MSQPADTIAAIASAPGAAGVGVLRVSGPAVPAIARALLGRAPQPRHAHFAAFHDGVGELIDHGLLLHFPAPASYTGEHVLELQSHGSQVLLDALLRRVCELGARLARPGEFTERAFLNGKLDLAQAEAVADLIAARSQAGARAALRSMEGVFSRKVDALLQSLIALRVHIEAAIDFPEEEIDFLADPAITVQLDNLRAELTELLREAQRGVRLNDGLKVAIVGRPNAGKSSLLNTLAGSERAIVTAIPGTTRDVLRETLSLDGIALELADTAGLRETEDEVEREGVRRAHGELARADAALLVTDAAHAAADLALLDVLPAGAERLVLINKIDLAHAAPHAETRDGIRWLWASAKTGEGLDAVREHLKQLAGASVGEGAFSARRRHVVALESVRAHLAHAAAVLATSRAGELAAEDLRQAQHALGEITGAYSSDDLLGAIFSSFCIGK
- a CDS encoding DUF484 family protein, translated to MTATLLDDATQARVVAAYLKHHPEFLSEYPELAARLTMPRGQGAVSSLAVYQLQSLRDKNAELERQLAELIAIAAENEKLMERVHALTVALLRANTMEVTARTVVAKLSADFHTEQVRLLLFGDEPRLPRADWLQQIPGGVAALPEFSEFLQKNEPVSGRLSAEKLERLFGVDAGQIRSVAMMRLGDCGILAIGSANPDRFQPGMGTLFLKMISATITAALARSRDVS
- a CDS encoding ribokinase, with protein sequence MTRIVVVGSINMDLVTQAPRFVGPGETILGDRFLTVPGGKGANQAVAAARLGAEVALVGALGRDAFGDLLHAGLVAERVGLDHIARLDHSASGTASITVAGGENQIIVVPAANALVTSAQVEAAQSLIGRADAVLVQMEIPLDTVEATLRLGHRLGVPVILNPAPAQKLPTDWLQLPRYVTPNQHELAILLGADPHEDFRDLMRRSPCPVVLTRGGEGAWYRDGGKPVHQHGFSVEVVDSTGAGDTFNAALAVFLHEGLPAAVRKACAAAALSVTRLGAQGGMPSLREMNAFLAQQGD
- the hslU gene encoding ATP-dependent protease ATPase subunit HslU — encoded protein: MSELTPREIVNELDRYIIGQHDAKRAVAVALRSRWRRMQLPAEMRNEVTPKNILMIGPTGVGKTEIARRLATLANAPFVKVEATKFTEVGYVGKDVESIIRDLADVAYKLTREQAAKRVRSQAEDRAEDRILDALLPRRQTPTDWSHDPAPTTDSDTRQKLRKQLREGALDEREIELDFAMNVGVEIMSPPGMEEMGAQLRQMFQNIGGAKTQSRKLAIKLARPLLIDEEAGKLLNDEEVRAQAVEAAEQNGIVFIDEIDKVAQRSDHGHAGVSREGVQRDLLPLVEGSTVSTKYGPLKTDHMLFIASGAFSLAKPSDLIPELQGRLPIRVELSALSVDDFKRILREPHNALTKQYVALLGTEGVTIEFTDSGIDRLAEVAFQVNERTENIGARRLHTVMERLLEKISYEAADKSGEKYLIDAEHVDKSLGGLAKDEDLSRYIL
- the xerC gene encoding tyrosine recombinase XerC; this translates as MPPAQQVEQWLARLAGERHASPHTLAGYRRDLAKLLRFMQQQQLAAFDALDANRMRTFIAGEHRAGLAPKSLQRLLSSCRSLFRQLTREGRLTNDPLLGVRGPKVRRKLPQVLDVDEATALVETDSGGQLAVRDRAMLELFYSSGLRLSELVGLHWLDLNLDDGEVRVLGKGSKTRIVPVGRHAVAALRALGAAEGMPADGPVFRGRGGAPINPRTVQLRMNKLALQQGIPKHIHPHLLRHTFASHMLESSGDLRAVQELLGHADIATTQIYTHLDFQHLAKVYDAAHPRAKRKP
- the hslV gene encoding ATP-dependent protease subunit HslV is translated as MESFHATTIVCVRRGGRVVIGSDGQVTLGNTVMKGNARKVRRLGKAGEVVAGFAGATADAFTLFELFEQKLERHNNNLTRAAVEMAKEWRTDRRFGRLEAMLAVADRETSLLISGNGDVVEPEHGLIAIGSGGPFAQSAAMALLENTELDARTIVEKALKIAGDICIYTNHNVSIEEL